From one Esox lucius isolate fEsoLuc1 chromosome 11, fEsoLuc1.pri, whole genome shotgun sequence genomic stretch:
- the mylpfa gene encoding myosin light chain, phosphorylatable, fast skeletal muscle a has protein sequence MAPKKAKRRGGATDGGSSNVFSMFEQSQIQEYKEAFTIIDQNRDGIISKDDLRDVLASMGQLNVKNEELEAMVKEASGPINFTVFLTMFGEKLKGADPEDVIVSAFKVLDPEGTGFIKKDFLQELLTTQCDRFTAEEMKNLWAAFPPDVAGNVDYKNICYVITHGEEKEE, from the exons ATG GCACCAAAGAAGGCCAAGAGGAGGGGGGGAGCAACAGACGGCGGTTCCTCCAATGTGTTCTCAATGTTTGAGCAGAGCCAGATCCAGGAGTACAAGGAG GCTTTCACAATCATTGACCAGAACAGAGACGGTATCATCAGCAAGGATGACTTGAGGGATGTGTTGGCTTCAATGG GCCAGTTGAACGTGAAGAATGAGGAGCTGGAGGccatggtgaaggaggccagcgGGCCAATCAACTTCACCGTCTTCCTCACCATGTTCGGGGAGAAGCTGAAGG gtGCTGATCCCGAGGACGTCATCGTTAGCGCCTTCAAAGTCCTGGACCCCGAGGGTACCGGTTTCATCAAGAAGGACTT CCTTCAGGAGCTCCTGACAACTCAGTGTGACAGGTTCACTGCAGAAGAG ATGAAGAACCTGTGGGCCGCCTTCCCCCCAGATGTGGCCGGCAACGTAGACTACAAGAACATCTGCTACGTCATCACACacggagaggagaaggaggagtaa